One region of Faecalibacter bovis genomic DNA includes:
- a CDS encoding bifunctional folylpolyglutamate synthase/dihydrofolate synthase, with translation MRTYQETIDWLFSNLPMFQRVGASAMKKDLTNITELCEYLGNPQKKFKSIHVAGTNGKGSTSHMLASILHEAGYKVGLTTSPHLKDFRERIRMNGVMCEEEFVIDFVHQHEQKILAQGASFFEIAIAMSFEYFAQQQVDIAVIETGLGGRLDSTNIILPELSVITNIALEHTQFLGDTLELIAFEKGGIIKPNKPVVIGETTMETKKVFSDLATERHSKIVFAEDKHFQDLPSDLIGSYQVKNRRTVLTAIEELKHQGWEITENNISDGLLNAVKNTNLRGRWDILAHEPLIVADTAHNPHGLLEIANQIKQHEFNHLHLVLGFVNDKDVKESLSFFPKNAIYYFCEPDVPRKLPIVELRNIVPSNLNNVQYFESVDKALQAAKHAAASNDMIYVGGSTFVVAEVI, from the coding sequence ATGAGAACGTATCAAGAAACCATCGATTGGTTATTTTCTAATTTACCAATGTTTCAGCGTGTAGGCGCATCAGCAATGAAAAAAGATCTGACGAATATTACAGAATTATGTGAATATTTAGGTAATCCTCAGAAAAAGTTTAAATCAATTCATGTTGCAGGAACAAACGGAAAAGGAAGTACGTCTCATATGTTGGCTTCTATTCTTCATGAAGCTGGATATAAAGTTGGATTAACAACATCGCCACATTTAAAAGATTTTCGCGAGCGTATTCGTATGAATGGTGTAATGTGCGAAGAAGAATTTGTAATTGATTTTGTTCATCAACACGAACAAAAAATTTTAGCACAAGGCGCATCTTTTTTCGAGATAGCTATTGCAATGAGTTTTGAATATTTTGCGCAACAGCAAGTTGATATTGCAGTAATCGAAACAGGTTTAGGTGGACGATTAGATTCTACAAATATCATCTTACCAGAATTATCAGTGATTACGAACATTGCGTTAGAGCATACTCAGTTTTTAGGTGACACATTAGAATTAATTGCTTTTGAAAAAGGAGGTATTATCAAACCTAATAAACCTGTGGTTATTGGAGAAACAACTATGGAAACTAAAAAAGTATTCTCTGATTTAGCTACTGAGCGTCATTCGAAAATTGTGTTTGCTGAAGATAAACATTTTCAAGATCTACCTTCAGATTTAATAGGTTCTTATCAAGTAAAGAACAGGCGAACTGTTTTAACAGCAATTGAAGAGTTAAAACATCAAGGTTGGGAAATTACTGAAAACAATATTTCTGATGGACTTTTAAATGCTGTAAAAAACACAAATTTGAGAGGACGTTGGGATATTTTAGCACATGAACCTTTAATTGTTGCAGATACTGCTCATAATCCACATGGATTATTAGAAATAGCGAATCAAATCAAGCAACATGAATTTAATCATCTACATTTAGTTTTAGGTTTTGTAAATGATAAAGATGTGAAGGAAAGTCTTTCATTCTTTCCAAAAAATGCTATTTATTATTTTTGTGAACCTGATGTTCCTCGAAAACTTCCTATTGTCGAATTGCGTAATATAGTTCCTTCAAATTTAAATAATGTTCAATATTTTGAATCTGTCGACAAAGCTTTACAAGCAGCAAAACATGCCGCAGCTTCTAACGATATGATATATGTAGGTGGAAGCACATTTGTTGTTGCAGAAGTTATTTAG
- the nhaA gene encoding Na+/H+ antiporter NhaA: MVSKLFQRFLHSQTSGGITLIFCTIFSLIVANSMFAESYQHMWHIDLFGHSLAHWVNDGLMAIFFFLIGLELKREMMIGELSSLKKAILPIFAAIGGMLVPAGIFAALNYGTDTINGFGIPMATDIAFAIAVITMLGKRVPMSLKIFLTALAVIDDLGAILVIALFYPNPELPFDITQFGLAMGILAGLFALNKFKVKSIIPYIIGGIAVWWFMLHSGIHATIAGVLVAFTIPFEKDQTKSLCAKVEHALHLPVAFLILPIFALANTAITIDGDGFSHFSFPLAAGIFLGLVVGKPIGVTLASFIAVKLGLCELPTAVNFKRVFGAGLLAGIGFTMSIFVSMLAFSDPQYVNEAKLMILVASVTAALLGFFYLKMTLTKRQDFSD; this comes from the coding sequence ATGGTTTCTAAACTATTTCAACGATTTCTACACAGTCAAACTTCTGGTGGAATCACTTTAATTTTCTGTACAATTTTTTCATTAATAGTAGCCAATTCAATGTTTGCCGAATCTTATCAACATATGTGGCATATTGACTTATTTGGACATTCTTTAGCACATTGGGTGAATGATGGTCTGATGGCAATTTTCTTTTTCTTAATTGGATTAGAGCTGAAACGTGAAATGATGATTGGCGAATTGTCAAGTTTAAAAAAGGCAATATTACCCATTTTTGCTGCAATAGGAGGTATGCTTGTACCAGCAGGAATATTTGCTGCGTTAAATTATGGTACAGATACAATCAATGGATTCGGAATACCAATGGCAACTGATATTGCGTTTGCAATCGCTGTTATTACCATGTTAGGAAAGCGAGTTCCGATGTCTTTAAAAATATTCTTAACCGCATTAGCTGTTATCGATGATTTGGGAGCAATATTGGTTATCGCGCTATTTTATCCAAATCCAGAATTACCGTTTGATATTACTCAATTTGGATTAGCAATGGGAATTTTAGCAGGATTGTTCGCTTTAAATAAATTTAAAGTAAAATCTATCATTCCTTATATTATTGGAGGAATTGCAGTGTGGTGGTTTATGTTACATTCGGGGATTCATGCTACAATTGCAGGGGTTTTAGTTGCGTTTACTATTCCTTTCGAAAAAGATCAAACGAAATCTTTATGTGCTAAAGTAGAACATGCATTACATCTACCAGTCGCATTTTTAATATTACCAATATTTGCATTAGCAAATACAGCAATTACAATTGATGGAGATGGGTTCTCGCACTTTAGTTTTCCATTAGCAGCAGGTATTTTCTTAGGATTAGTTGTAGGAAAGCCAATTGGTGTAACCTTAGCAAGTTTCATAGCAGTTAAATTAGGGTTATGTGAATTACCAACAGCTGTAAATTTTAAACGTGTTTTTGGGGCAGGTTTACTAGCAGGTATTGGATTTACCATGTCTATTTTCGTGTCGATGCTAGCATTTAGTGATCCACAATATGTAAACGAAGCTAAATTGATGATTTTAGTAGCATCTGTTACAGCAGCGTTATTAGGATTCTTTTACTTGAAAATGACATTAACTAAAAGACAAGATTTTTCTGATTAA
- a CDS encoding anhydro-N-acetylmuramic acid kinase: MKNPIYCIGLMSGTSLDGLDICYVRFDSDTSFEILQTEGIVYSSVMKNQLKNAYQMSAMQLCELDVQFGYYLGEQVKLFVDKHQIEHLDFVASHGQTIFHQPNKNFTLQIGNGAAISSKCQQRVICDFRTQDVILGGQGAPLVPIGDELLFNQYDACLNLGGFSNISMNRDGKRIAFDVCPINIVLNFYANQLGLDYDKNGENASKGKVNQRLVEELNQLNFYLQSYPKSLGFEWVETEFLTIVEKYDISIEDKLISCVDHMVYQLKLVFDNYDINKVLITGGGVRNEFLISLLKQKSSTELIIPNDDLIDFKEALIFAFLGYKRFLNQVNCLTSVTGAIKDHSSGIIYEAI, encoded by the coding sequence ATGAAAAATCCTATTTACTGCATTGGTTTAATGTCCGGAACTTCGTTAGACGGATTAGATATTTGTTACGTTCGATTTGATTCTGATACTTCGTTTGAAATTTTGCAAACCGAAGGAATCGTTTATTCTTCAGTAATGAAAAATCAATTGAAAAATGCGTATCAAATGTCGGCTATGCAATTGTGCGAATTGGATGTTCAGTTTGGTTATTATTTAGGCGAGCAAGTCAAATTGTTTGTAGATAAACATCAAATTGAACATTTGGATTTTGTCGCATCACATGGACAAACTATTTTTCATCAACCCAATAAAAATTTTACGTTACAAATCGGAAATGGAGCTGCAATTTCTTCCAAATGTCAGCAACGTGTAATTTGTGATTTCCGAACGCAAGACGTTATCTTAGGTGGGCAAGGTGCGCCTTTGGTTCCGATAGGTGATGAATTATTATTTAATCAATACGATGCGTGTCTAAATTTGGGTGGATTTTCTAATATTTCAATGAATCGTGATGGAAAACGAATTGCATTTGATGTTTGTCCGATTAATATTGTTTTAAATTTTTATGCGAATCAATTGGGATTGGATTATGATAAAAATGGAGAAAATGCTTCGAAAGGAAAAGTAAACCAAAGATTAGTTGAAGAATTAAATCAATTGAATTTCTATCTTCAATCTTATCCTAAATCATTAGGTTTTGAATGGGTAGAAACAGAGTTTTTAACAATTGTTGAAAAGTATGATATTTCTATTGAAGATAAGCTGATTAGCTGTGTTGATCACATGGTTTATCAATTAAAATTGGTGTTCGATAATTACGATATCAACAAGGTGTTAATAACTGGTGGAGGCGTTAGAAATGAATTCTTAATCAGTTTATTAAAACAAAAATCAAGTACCGAATTAATTATTCCTAATGATGATTTAATCGATTTTAAAGAAGCTTTGATTTTTGCATTTTTAGGATACAAAAGATTTTTAAATCAGGTTAACTGTTTAACATCTGTAACTGGTGCAATAAAAGATCATTCTTCAGGAATTATTTATGAAGCAATCTAA
- the glyA gene encoding serine hydroxymethyltransferase → MAQDIIFDLIEDEKERQLNGIELIASENFVSENVMRAMGSVLTNKYAEGYPGKRYYGGCEVVDQIETIAIERIKALFNAEYANVQPHSGSQANAAVYLACLKPGDKILGFDLSHGGHLTHGSPVNFSGMTYQTSFYGVDKETGRIDYEAMAETARAEKPQLIICGASAYSRDIDYAKFREVADEVGALLLADVSHPAGLIARGILNDPMPHCHIVTTTTHKTLRGPRGGVILMGKDFENPWGHKTPKGEVKMMSQILNAAVFPGTQGGPLEHVIGAKAVAFEEALSDGYMEYILQVVKNAKALAAALVAKGYDIVSGGTDNHCMLIDLRNKGISGKQAENALVEAEITCNKNMVPFDDKSPFVTSGIRLGTAAVTTRGLVESDMLTIADLIDEVLMNIGNEEIMDEVAGKVNDFMADRPLFQMN, encoded by the coding sequence ATGGCTCAAGACATTATCTTCGACTTAATTGAAGACGAAAAAGAAAGACAATTAAACGGAATTGAATTAATCGCATCTGAAAACTTTGTATCAGAAAATGTAATGCGTGCGATGGGTTCTGTTTTAACAAATAAATACGCTGAGGGTTACCCAGGAAAAAGATATTACGGAGGTTGTGAAGTTGTAGATCAAATCGAAACTATTGCAATTGAAAGAATCAAAGCTTTATTTAATGCAGAATATGCAAACGTACAACCACACTCTGGTTCTCAAGCAAACGCTGCTGTTTATTTAGCTTGTTTAAAACCTGGAGATAAAATCTTAGGATTTGACTTATCGCACGGTGGTCACTTAACTCACGGTTCTCCAGTAAACTTCTCAGGTATGACTTACCAAACATCTTTCTACGGTGTAGATAAAGAAACTGGTCGTATTGATTACGAAGCAATGGCTGAAACTGCTCGTGCTGAAAAACCTCAATTAATTATTTGTGGCGCTTCTGCTTATTCTCGTGATATTGATTACGCAAAATTCCGTGAAGTTGCTGACGAAGTTGGTGCTTTATTATTAGCTGACGTTTCTCACCCTGCTGGTTTAATCGCTCGTGGAATTTTAAATGATCCAATGCCTCACTGTCACATTGTAACAACAACTACACACAAAACGTTACGTGGACCTCGTGGTGGAGTTATTTTGATGGGGAAAGATTTTGAAAATCCTTGGGGACACAAAACTCCAAAAGGTGAAGTAAAAATGATGTCTCAAATCTTAAACGCTGCTGTTTTCCCAGGAACACAAGGTGGACCATTAGAGCACGTGATTGGAGCAAAAGCTGTTGCTTTCGAAGAGGCTTTATCTGATGGTTATATGGAATACATTTTACAAGTTGTTAAAAATGCAAAAGCATTAGCTGCTGCGTTAGTTGCTAAAGGTTACGATATCGTTTCTGGAGGTACAGACAACCACTGTATGTTGATTGATTTACGTAATAAAGGTATTTCTGGTAAACAAGCTGAAAACGCATTAGTAGAAGCTGAAATTACTTGTAACAAGAATATGGTTCCTTTCGATGATAAATCACCTTTCGTAACTTCTGGTATCCGTTTAGGAACTGCTGCTGTAACGACTCGTGGATTAGTTGAAAGCGATATGCTAACAATTGCAGATTTAATTGACGAAGTATTAATGAATATCGGAAATGAAGAAATCATGGATGAAGTTGCTGGTAAAGTAAACGATTTTATGGCTGATCGTCCATTATTCCAAATGAATTAA
- the atpG gene encoding ATP synthase F1 subunit gamma — protein sequence MANLKEIRSRITSVGSTMQITSAMKMVSAAKLNRAQESIVQLRPYANKLRDLLQNVSATLDAGVGGALTEQREINNVLLVAINSNRGLCGGYNSSIIKKVNALLEGELAGKNVELVTIGKKVYESFKKTQTIASNESALWDNLNFADVAKIADELVAQFKVGKYDQIRIVYNQFQNAAVQIVQDEQFLPVVLEQGEEENAAELDYIFTPSKEEILNDLIPQTLKTQLYKAVLDANASEHGARMTAMHKATDNASELQRALKIQYNKARQAAITNEILEIVGGAEALNA from the coding sequence ATGGCAAATTTAAAAGAAATCCGTAGTAGAATTACTTCTGTAGGTTCAACAATGCAAATTACAAGTGCTATGAAAATGGTATCTGCTGCTAAATTGAATCGTGCACAAGAGTCTATTGTTCAACTACGTCCATATGCAAATAAATTACGTGACTTATTACAAAATGTAAGTGCTACTTTAGATGCTGGTGTAGGTGGAGCTTTAACAGAACAACGTGAGATTAATAATGTACTTTTAGTAGCTATTAACTCTAACCGTGGTTTATGTGGAGGATATAATTCTAGTATTATTAAGAAAGTTAACGCTTTATTAGAAGGTGAATTAGCAGGTAAAAATGTTGAGTTAGTAACGATTGGTAAAAAAGTTTACGAGTCATTCAAAAAAACTCAAACAATTGCTTCTAATGAATCTGCTTTATGGGATAACTTAAATTTTGCAGATGTTGCAAAAATCGCTGACGAATTAGTAGCTCAATTCAAGGTAGGTAAATATGATCAAATTCGTATCGTATACAACCAATTTCAAAATGCAGCTGTTCAAATCGTTCAAGATGAGCAATTCTTACCTGTAGTTTTAGAACAAGGGGAAGAAGAAAATGCAGCGGAATTAGATTACATTTTCACTCCTTCGAAAGAAGAGATTTTAAATGATTTAATCCCTCAAACATTAAAAACGCAATTATACAAAGCTGTTTTAGATGCGAACGCTTCTGAACACGGTGCACGTATGACGGCAATGCACAAAGCAACTGATAATGCAAGCGAGTTACAAAGAGCATTGAAAATTCAATACAACAAAGCTCGTCAAGCTGCTATTACAAACGAGATCTTAGAAATCGTTGGTGGTGCAGAAGCATTAAATGCATAA